CCCCGCTCCGGACTGCAACCGGAAATCCATCAGATAGCAAGGAGTAGACATGAGCAACGTCACCCTCGGCGGCAACGCCATCGAAGTCGCAGGCAAGTTCCCGCAAGTCGGCGACAAGGCCCCCGCCTTCTCGCTGGTCGGCAAGGACCTGAAGGACGTCACGCTGGCCGACTTCGCCGGCAAGCGCAAGGTGCTGAACATCGTCCCGAGCCTGGATACGCCGGTGTGCCAGGCGTCGGCGCGCAAGTTCAACGAAGCCGCCAGCGGCCTGGCCAACACCGTGGTGCTGACCATCTCCGCCGACCTGCCGTTCGCCATGGGCCGCTTCTGCAGCGCCGAAGGCCTGGCCAACGTGGTGCCGCTGTCGACCATGCGCGGCGCCGAGTTCAAGGGCAACTACGGCGTCGACATCAAGACCGGCCCGCTCGCCGGCGTGACCGCGCGCGCCGTGGTGGTGCTGGACGAGAACGACACCGTCAAGTACAGCCAGCTGGTGCCCGAGATCAAGACCGAGCCCGACTACGACGCCGCCCTGGCCGCGCTGAAGTAACAGGCGGCGCGCCTGCGATGTCAGCGGCCGCCCGCGACCACGGGGCGGCCGCTTCTGTTTTGTGCGTTACTGCTTCTGCCCGCAAAGGGCGCCGATCCACCCGAACCCAAACCCGAACACCTGGAGAGAGCATGGCCAGCCTGATCTGCGGCTCCGTCGCCTACGACACCATCATGACGTTCGACGGACGCTTCCGCGAACACATCCTGCCGGACCAGATCCACATGCTGAACGTCTCGTTCCTGGTGCCCGGCATGCGCCGCGAGTTCGGCGGTTGCGCCGGCAACATCGCCTACACGCTGAAGATGCTGGGCGGCGATCCGGTGGTGATGGCCACCGTCGGCATCGACGCCGAACCCTACCTGGAATACCTGCGCAAGCTGGAGATCCCGACCGGCCACATCCGCGTGCTGCCGGAGACCTTCACCGCGCAGGCGATGATCACCACCGACCTGGACAACAACCAGATCACCGCCTTCCACCCTGGCGCGATGAGCCAGTCGCAGCTGAACCACGTCAAGGACGCGCTCGGCGGAACGCCGGCGCCGAGCCTGGGCATCGTCGCGCCCGACAGCCGCGAAGGCATGCTGCACCACGCGCGCCAGTTCGCCGAGGCCGGCGTGCCGTTCATCTTCGACCTGGGCCAGGCCATGCCGCTGTTCAATGGCGACGACCTGCGCGAGTTCGTTGAACTCGCCAGTTACGTGACAGTCAATGACTACGAGGCGCAGGTCCTGCTGTCGCGCACCGCGTGGACCAGCGCCGAGGTTGCCGCCAAGGTCCGTGCCTTCATCGTCACGCACGGCGAACGCGGCGCCAGCATCTTTGCCGATGGCCGCCAGTACGCGATCCCGGCCGTTGCAGCCGAGCGCATCGTCGATCCGACCGGCTGTGGCGACGCCTTCCGCGGCGGCCTGCTCTACGGCATCGAAAACGGATTAGACTGGGAAACGACCGGCCGCCTCGCATCGCTGATGGGGTCGGTCAAGATCGCGCAGCAGGGTCCGCAGAACCACTGGTTGTCGCGCGATGAAATCGGCAACCGGTTCCAGTCTGCGTTCGGGTACCGCTACGCCTGAGCTGCGGCCGGCGCGTGGCGAAATTTTCGGGAACTGACATGAACAACAAGCTACGCGGCGGCGCGCTTGCCGTCCTGGGGGCCACCCTGGTTGCCACGCTGGCGGCCGGCTGCGCCACGCAATCCAATTCCAACAGCGTCTACAGCACCGGCCAGGCGCAGCGCGAGCAGACCGTGCGCTATGGCGTGGTCGAAGGCATCCGCGAGGTCACCATCCAGGGCAGCCAGAGCGGCGCCGGCACGCTGGCCGGCGGCGCCATCGGCGGCATCGCGGCCGGCAGCACCATCGGCGGCGGCAACGGCGCGGTCGCGGCCGGCATCCTCGGCGCGGTGCTGGGCGGCATCGCTGGCAGCGCGGCCGAGAACAAGATCAACCAGCGCCGCGCGCTGGAGATCACCGTGCGCCTGGACAACGGCGAGATGCGCGCGATCACGCAGGAAGCCGACGAAGCCTTCCGCCCCGGCGAACGGGTGCGGCTGCTGTCCTCCGGCGGCGTGACCCGAGTCACGCACTGACGGCCACGCAGGCCCTCACCCAAGGCGCTCCCGGGCGCCGTACCCGCAAGGGTGCGGCGCTTTTTCTTTGGCCGCTCAGGGGTCTTGCCAGGCCCGGACGCAGCCCGCGCGCGCCCATGAAAAAACCCGCCGGGCGGGTTGCCATCGGCGGGTCGGGCAAGACCAGGTGTCTTGCGGACCGGATACGCGGTATCCGGTCATGCGGGCACGACGTGCGTGCCGTTGTGGTTCCTTGCGGAACGGGTAGGATCCACGCCTTGGCGGCGCAGCTTACGGACGGTTGCCCGTCGGGAACGGCCAGGCAGCAGCCGGGTTCAGCGCGGTCTTGGCAGCCGAAGCGGGAGCAACGGCAGGGGCCGCGGCAGGCTTGGCGGCAGCCTTCTTGGCAGCCGGCTTCTTGGCAGCAGCCTTCTTGGCGGCCGGCTTCTTCGCAGCAGCCTTCTTGGCCGGTGCAGCCTTCTTGGCAGCGGCCTTCTTGGCAGGCGCCTTCTTGGCAGCAGCCTTCTTGGCCGGTGCTGCCTTCTTGGCGGCGACCTTCTTTACTGCGGCCTTCTTGGCCGGTGCCTTCTTGGCGGCTGCCTTCTTGGCCGGTGCTGCCTTCTTGGCGGCGACCTTCTTCACTGCGGCCTTCTTGGCCGGTGCTGCCTTCTTGGCGGCTGCCTTCTTGGCCGGTGCGGCCTTCTTGGCGGCGACCTTCTTCACCGCGGCCTTCTTGGCCGGTGCCTTCTTGGCGGCTGCCTTCTTGGCGGCCGGTGCAGCCTTCTTGGCGGCGACCTTCTTCACAGCAGCCTTCTTGGCGGCCGGCTTGGCGGCCTTCTTAGCCGCCGGCTTTTTCTTTGCAGCAGTTGCCATGGATAACTCCTTCACTAGAGAGTGAATATCGAATGACCTAAGTTGGCGACCCGACCGACCCGAGGCGCGCCACAGCAGCGCGGCCCCAGTCGAGCGAGCGATTCATCGGCGTGCGGCCCGACCACTGCTGCACGCTAATGAATTCGGTTGCAGGGGCACCGCCCATGGCGGTGACTTGGCGGCCGGCGCGAGCCCGCAAGCGGGTCTCGGGCACATGCCGCGCCCTGGAATATTCGATCAGCCCGCACCGCCCGTTGAGCCGGCGCGCGGCCAGAATTGAGGAGATATCGGACAGCAGGCCTGCGGTGCGGGCTTGGCCTCGCGCACGGCAGGCGGCATTCATTCGGTGGTAGCGGGTCCAACCCGTCAATGGACCAAGGGAGACTGCACGCGTTTTAAGAAGCCGGTCGGGGCTGGTCTGCGTCAAAGTTCTCGTGCTCCTCAGCTACTACCTTCGTCATTGCATCGAAGCGCGCATCGCGCTTTTCGGTTCCATCTTGCTTCCTGCTTCGCTGCAATGAAGTGAGACTCTTGTCAAGGCGAATCATAATTCGTTTGCACGATGATGTTAAGAAAAAAGTGCAAAAAAACTTGCCTGCATGCATCGCTCCAACTAGTTCTCACGCGCGTCGTCACGAAGACGTTGCCGACGACATCGAAACGCGTCGCGCGCATGCCGATGTCGGGACCCACCACGCGCGCTCGCGCACGCCGCGCGATGCCCCTTCGCCGACCGCGCGCGCCGCAGCTTTTACACACCGTCGCGCGTAGCGATGACAAGCCGCGCAGCGTGCGCGCGACGACTGCGAACAGAGCTGCCGAGTGTCCTCGCACTTTCCGAAAAGCCGCATGGACAAAGGCTTTGCGGGCGATGCACCGATACGCGAGCGGCGCGCTTCGCGCTGTGCGGCGGCACGCTTCGACACGCGCGCGACGCGATCACCGGCGCGCGCCCTGCATGCTTTACACACTCGAGCCGACACGCACGCGCGACGCCATGCTCGATGCTCGACGACACCGGCGTCGGTCGCTGTGCGACACCATCGGCGAGCGCGCGAGAGAGTGATGCGTGCACGCAACGGTTTGCATCGACGCAACATCGAAAGGCATCGCGAAGGCATCGCAAGGACATCGCGACGGCATCGAAGCGTTGCGATCGAGCCAAGCCGCGACGACAGCGAAGCGTCGCGGCAACAGTCCGGCAGTCGCTGCGATCAGGCCGCGTCGTGCCGCGCGATGCGGAGCGCGCGCGCCGTGCTTTGCGGATGCGTTCGCGCGCTCGCGCAGGGACGTGGCGAGGTGGCGCGCGGTGGGTCGTACGTCCGCTTAGAGGATTGCTTCAGCAGCCGTGCGCAGGCACGTTTTGCTGCGCCACAATAACCCGCAAACGCCCGCTGCATGCGGGCTGGCGGGAAGCAGGCAAGCGCCGCGGAGCGGCGCGCGCGCGTCCGCGCCGGATTGCGGCGCGGCGGCTGCGCCAGTAGATTGGCGTCGCTACGGACCTCAAAGGAGACATCATGCGCAGCCCTTCCCTCATCGCCTGCACCGTGCGCGCCGCGGTGCTTGCCGCCACCCTGCTCGGCAGCGCCGCGGCGCTGGCGCAGGCCACGCCCACCGGCACGTGGAAGACCATCGACGACAACACCGGCAAGCCGCGCGGGCTGGTGGAGATCACCGAGAAGAACGGCGTCTACAGCGGACGCCTGCTCAAGAGCTTCGTCGACAGCGACGGCAAGCCGCGCGTCTGCGACAAGTGCACCGATGCACGCAAGGACCAGCCGCTGATCGGCATGACCATCCTGTCCGGCCTGCGCAAGACCGGCGACAACGAGTGGAGCGGCGGCGAGATCCTCGATCCGGAGAACGGCAAGGTCTACAAGAGCAAGATGGCGCTCAGCGAAGATGGCAACAAGCTCAACGTGCGCGGCTTCATCGGCATCAGCCTGATCGGCCGCACCCAGACCTGGGAGCGCGAGCACTGAGCGATGCCGGCACTCAGGGTTTCTCCGGGGCATGCGGTTGCGTGACCGGCAGAAGAAGAAACAGCAGGCGAAAAAAAACCGGGCGGTGACGAACCGCCCGGTTTTTTTGTCCCCGATGCTGCGCTTTACATGCGGTAGCGCAGGGTGGCCATGACGCTGCGCGGAGCGCCGGGCATGTTCAGGTTGGCGTTGGTGCCGTGCGCCGAGACGATGTAGCCCTTGTCGAACAGGTTGTACACGTTCAGCTGGGCCTCGAAGGCACCGCGGCGGTACCAGGCCATCGCGTCGGCGGTGACATAGCCGGGCAGGGTCACGGTGTTGCCCGGATTCGCGAAGCGCTTGCCGACCAGGTTCAAGCCGGCACCCACGCCGAAGCCGTGGCCCAGATCCTTGGTCAGCCAAACGTTGCCGCTGTGCATCGGCGTAATCGTCGCGCGCTTGCCTTGCACCGGCTGTCCGGCATCGATCTGGGTGGAGCTAGTGACCCGGGCGTCAAGGTACGCGTAGCCTGCCAGGACACGCCAGCCTTGCGGCAACTCTGCTGCGCCGGACAGTTCCACGCCATCGGTTCGCTGCGTGCCGATCGGAAGGATTGCAGTCCCGGCAGCGTTCTGCACCTTCATATTGCTGCGCTCCAGGCGGAACACCGAGATTGTGGTGCTGGCCTTCCCGTTCAGCCAATCGTACTTGGCCCCGACTTCGGTGTTCCTGGTGCTCTCCGGACCGAGATCCGCATTGTTGGCCGCCACGGCGAACGCTTCGCCCGACGGCTGGAACGACTTGCTCCAGGACACGTAGTACGACTGGGTCTTGGTCGGCTGCCACACCAGGCCCGCGCGCGGACTCCAGGCGGTGTCAGTGCGCGACAGATCGCGCTGGCCTGCGATGCGGCTCTTGGTCTCCTGCTGGAAGTTGTCGTAGCGCACCCCAACCAGCGCCTTCCACTGCTCGCTGAAGGTGATCATGTCCTGGGTGTAGAAAGCCAGGGTGTTGAAGATACCCAGGTTCGAGGTGGCCGGGTTGCCTGGCACAAGGCGCGGAAGCACCGGAAGCACCGGGTTAAACAAGTCAAACTGAGCAATGCCACCACTGGCGTTACGCACTGGCTGGGTATTGTT
This Cupriavidus nantongensis DNA region includes the following protein-coding sequences:
- a CDS encoding carbohydrate kinase family protein; translated protein: MASLICGSVAYDTIMTFDGRFREHILPDQIHMLNVSFLVPGMRREFGGCAGNIAYTLKMLGGDPVVMATVGIDAEPYLEYLRKLEIPTGHIRVLPETFTAQAMITTDLDNNQITAFHPGAMSQSQLNHVKDALGGTPAPSLGIVAPDSREGMLHHARQFAEAGVPFIFDLGQAMPLFNGDDLREFVELASYVTVNDYEAQVLLSRTAWTSAEVAAKVRAFIVTHGERGASIFADGRQYAIPAVAAERIVDPTGCGDAFRGGLLYGIENGLDWETTGRLASLMGSVKIAQQGPQNHWLSRDEIGNRFQSAFGYRYA
- a CDS encoding histone H1-like DNA-binding protein translates to MATAAKKKPAAKKAAKPAAKKAAVKKVAAKKAAPAAKKAAAKKAPAKKAAVKKVAAKKAAPAKKAAAKKAAPAKKAAVKKVAAKKAAPAKKAAAKKAPAKKAAVKKVAAKKAAPAKKAAAKKAPAKKAAAKKAAPAKKAAAKKPAAKKAAAKKPAAKKAAAKPAAAPAVAPASAAKTALNPAAAWPFPTGNRP
- the tpx gene encoding thiol peroxidase; protein product: MSNVTLGGNAIEVAGKFPQVGDKAPAFSLVGKDLKDVTLADFAGKRKVLNIVPSLDTPVCQASARKFNEAASGLANTVVLTISADLPFAMGRFCSAEGLANVVPLSTMRGAEFKGNYGVDIKTGPLAGVTARAVVVLDENDTVKYSQLVPEIKTEPDYDAALAALK
- a CDS encoding DUF2147 domain-containing protein → MRSPSLIACTVRAAVLAATLLGSAAALAQATPTGTWKTIDDNTGKPRGLVEITEKNGVYSGRLLKSFVDSDGKPRVCDKCTDARKDQPLIGMTILSGLRKTGDNEWSGGEILDPENGKVYKSKMALSEDGNKLNVRGFIGISLIGRTQTWEREH